A single region of the Chryseobacterium culicis genome encodes:
- a CDS encoding Crp/Fnr family transcriptional regulator, with protein sequence MDTDTILLQLIEHFKEIVSLEDKDIDCITSKLEIISLKKKDFLLREGQVSRHMRFIAQGSLYAYHIDEKGKENTTQLGIENWWVNDLYSYLSELASRMFIQANEDTIIVQISKSNLELLYKEVPAISEFWRLKMQSAYVTLQERTFEHSRVDAYTKYRTFVTAYRNIEQRFPQYMIASYLGITVEYLSYLRKKHLSDVS encoded by the coding sequence ATGGATACCGATACAATACTTTTACAGCTGATAGAACACTTTAAGGAAATAGTCTCTTTAGAAGATAAAGATATTGACTGTATCACTTCCAAATTAGAGATTATATCGCTCAAAAAGAAAGACTTTCTGCTTCGTGAAGGGCAAGTTTCAAGACATATGAGGTTTATTGCCCAGGGAAGCCTGTACGCTTATCATATTGATGAAAAGGGAAAAGAAAACACCACTCAGCTGGGTATTGAAAACTGGTGGGTGAATGATCTTTACAGCTATTTGAGTGAACTGGCGTCAAGAATGTTTATTCAGGCTAATGAAGATACTATCATTGTACAGATCAGTAAAAGCAATTTGGAGCTGTTATACAAAGAAGTTCCGGCCATTTCCGAATTCTGGCGACTGAAAATGCAGTCTGCCTATGTCACATTGCAGGAGAGAACTTTTGAACACTCACGGGTAGATGCCTATACCAAATACCGAACATTTGTTACTGCTTACCGCAATATCGAACAACGTTTCCCTCAATACATGATTGCTTCCTACCTTGGAATCACTGTAGAATATCTGAGCTATCTGAGAAAAAAGCACCTCTCTGACGTTTCTTAA
- a CDS encoding serine hydrolase domain-containing protein: protein MKPQIRLTLFIFTILSTGLYFGQLTQQNKIRKADSVISTYAKSNEPGMAIGIIKDGKVLYKKTYGLANLEDRVPVSDSTAFDIASVSKQFTAFVTLLAEKEGRLSLEDDIRTYLPELKNLPYKITLRQLANHTHGLPDFTSIKDLQGFGNEFRVTNEDAVKTVLAIKSINFKPGDQYRYNNTGFMLMAEILHRVYKKDFAQILQEYIFKPLQMNHSMAVNDPVKITPNRAESYQVTHSGFVKTPLGQMENGSSNIFTTLNDLCIWAVNFQKPLVGSREIYNKMQQSTILNTGEKIQYGLGLQTGKYKGLDIVFHGGGTASYRSYILHIPAYHLSVVLTGNKSVFDGLVIAYALVDVFLKDQQTLPAPPKKTSYTAAELKSWEGTYEINPGNYLEIKTDGKNLYWDNNKTPLQTAGDDKFNIPFIPTGSFTFHPEKLIFNIGDFTFACKKVVLKPLNENTIGLRKYAGFYRNEEFNTIYQLVVENNKLVARHPLNSDILLYFSSSSQLYSYKSFFGKLDFKYDKNNDIKGFLLSGGSLSDIEFKRIK from the coding sequence ATGAAACCACAAATCAGATTGACGTTATTTATTTTTACCATCCTGAGCACCGGATTGTATTTCGGACAATTGACTCAGCAGAACAAAATCCGAAAAGCAGATTCCGTAATAAGTACTTATGCCAAATCCAATGAACCCGGAATGGCTATAGGCATTATCAAAGACGGAAAAGTACTCTATAAAAAAACATATGGACTGGCAAATCTCGAAGATAGGGTTCCAGTGTCAGACTCTACGGCTTTTGATATTGCTTCTGTTTCAAAACAGTTTACCGCTTTTGTTACACTTTTAGCTGAAAAAGAAGGTCGGTTATCATTGGAAGATGATATCCGGACTTATCTTCCGGAACTGAAGAATCTTCCCTATAAAATTACCCTTAGACAGCTTGCCAATCATACCCATGGATTGCCGGATTTTACAAGTATTAAAGACTTGCAGGGATTCGGAAATGAATTCCGGGTAACTAACGAAGATGCTGTGAAAACAGTTTTAGCGATTAAAAGCATCAATTTTAAACCAGGCGATCAATACAGGTACAACAATACCGGTTTTATGTTGATGGCAGAAATCCTCCACAGGGTTTATAAGAAAGATTTTGCACAAATACTTCAGGAATATATTTTCAAACCATTGCAAATGAATCACTCAATGGCGGTGAATGATCCGGTAAAAATCACTCCCAACAGAGCAGAATCTTATCAGGTAACCCATTCCGGTTTTGTCAAAACTCCTCTCGGGCAGATGGAAAATGGCTCGTCCAATATTTTTACTACTTTGAATGATCTGTGTATATGGGCTGTTAATTTTCAGAAACCTTTGGTGGGAAGCCGTGAGATCTACAATAAGATGCAGCAGAGTACAATATTGAATACCGGTGAGAAAATACAATACGGGCTGGGATTGCAAACCGGAAAGTATAAAGGGCTGGATATTGTCTTTCATGGAGGAGGAACTGCCAGTTACAGGTCTTATATCCTGCATATTCCTGCCTATCATCTATCTGTTGTACTGACAGGAAATAAAAGTGTTTTTGATGGGCTGGTGATTGCCTATGCACTGGTAGATGTATTTCTTAAAGACCAGCAGACCCTTCCGGCTCCTCCAAAGAAAACATCGTATACAGCGGCTGAACTGAAATCATGGGAAGGAACTTATGAAATAAATCCGGGAAATTATCTGGAGATAAAAACAGACGGTAAAAACCTTTATTGGGATAATAATAAAACTCCCCTACAAACAGCAGGAGATGATAAGTTTAATATCCCTTTTATTCCGACAGGAAGTTTTACATTTCATCCGGAGAAGCTAATTTTCAATATTGGAGATTTTACATTTGCATGCAAAAAAGTAGTATTAAAGCCTCTGAATGAGAATACAATAGGTCTTCGTAAATATGCCGGATTCTACAGAAATGAAGAATTCAACACCATATATCAATTGGTGGTAGAAAATAATAAACTGGTTGCCAGACATCCTTTGAATTCAGATATCCTATTGTACTTTTCAAGTTCTTCACAACTTTATTCTTACAAATCATTCTTCGGAAAGCTTGATTTTAAATATGATAAGAATAATGATATTAAGGGATTCCTTTTATCGGGAGGAAGCCTCTCTGATATCGAATTTAAAAGAATAAAATAG
- a CDS encoding DUF1062 domain-containing protein, which produces MSTQYIWEVKAKNTPLLKKKCNHCNSERFHCSDKFRLNAQKKNIDIWLIYRCVKCNNTYNMTVFSRIRTESISKEIFNKFSENNTEIAWEYAFSQELKRKNSVEADWESVEYEMVYDKLLVENLMSMDDEMISFQMQYPFDFNLRISTVIRTCLGISSSKLNLLLDSDKVYFNGKPLQKKYKCKNGDTIKINRQELINIYLIGKEELFLNAVEDK; this is translated from the coding sequence ATGAGTACACAATATATATGGGAGGTAAAAGCGAAAAATACTCCCTTACTAAAAAAGAAATGCAACCATTGTAACAGCGAGAGATTTCATTGCAGTGATAAATTCAGGCTGAATGCTCAGAAAAAGAATATTGATATATGGTTAATTTACCGATGTGTAAAATGCAACAACACCTATAACATGACTGTGTTTTCAAGAATCAGAACAGAATCGATCAGTAAAGAAATATTCAATAAATTTTCAGAAAATAATACAGAAATTGCCTGGGAATATGCTTTTTCACAGGAACTCAAGCGAAAAAATAGTGTGGAAGCCGACTGGGAAAGTGTAGAATATGAAATGGTTTACGATAAGCTTTTGGTAGAGAACCTGATGAGTATGGACGATGAGATGATTTCGTTTCAAATGCAGTATCCTTTTGATTTTAATCTGAGAATCTCAACGGTGATCCGGACGTGTTTAGGCATTTCATCTTCTAAACTTAACCTATTACTTGATTCTGATAAGGTTTATTTTAATGGAAAGCCTCTGCAAAAGAAATATAAATGTAAAAACGGGGATACTATTAAGATCAATAGGCAAGAATTAATCAACATTTATCTTATCGGAAAGGAGGAATTATTTCTCAATGCTGTAGAAGATAAATAA
- a CDS encoding response regulator, which produces MNERILIADDHYVVRAGTSLVLETAYPAIRIDFAENYDQVKKKLEGQRYDLLILDIDMPGTQYKKMVPELKNIQNDLKILIFSGYDKDVAIQYIREGAEGYLNKQSSEEEIKNAVKTVIEKGYFYPAELIGLIIQNKRNNPVEKLSSREYEIFKLLADGNGNLEIANRLNIQMSTVSTYKKRIFQKLDVTNIAELIKAYEMMH; this is translated from the coding sequence ATGAATGAAAGAATTTTAATCGCTGATGATCATTATGTAGTAAGGGCAGGCACCTCTTTGGTTCTTGAAACTGCTTATCCGGCCATCCGTATAGATTTTGCAGAAAATTATGACCAGGTGAAAAAGAAACTGGAAGGTCAACGGTATGATCTTCTTATTTTAGATATTGATATGCCAGGAACTCAGTATAAAAAAATGGTTCCGGAGCTTAAAAATATACAAAATGACCTTAAGATTCTCATATTCTCAGGATATGACAAGGATGTTGCCATCCAGTATATCAGAGAAGGTGCTGAGGGCTATCTGAATAAACAAAGCAGTGAGGAAGAAATTAAGAATGCTGTAAAAACGGTCATCGAAAAAGGATATTTCTACCCTGCAGAACTGATTGGCCTTATTATTCAAAACAAGAGAAATAATCCGGTAGAAAAGCTATCCTCCAGAGAATATGAAATTTTTAAACTTCTGGCAGACGGCAACGGTAATCTTGAAATTGCCAACAGACTCAATATCCAGATGTCTACGGTAAGCACTTATAAAAAGAGAATTTTTCAAAAGCTTGATGTAACCAATATTGCAGAACTGATCAAGGCTTACGAAATGATGCATTAA
- a CDS encoding helix-turn-helix domain-containing protein, with translation MKIENMSLINDLGKIIFFLFLLLSAFLLTAKSERKLPHYLFAAFLLISVIDLSGFFLPPSDHKIIKGFKLASVLLQMPLYYLYVNAACYYNFTLRKKHLLHALPFLFFMGWFSIAGISGQNDQAFDLVSTVQYYFYIIAVFLVLRTFKRLYQENYSSNHQLTYKWLLQTTILFLIGNTFVLIREFLKDNETAFLYLYTLNSLFVLFVISWFVLNALYRPNLLAGINKDLIPVQEVEESQKEEPEQLKNLLTFMEVEHPYLDDKLTLQKLAVQMGMPEKQLSILINQHTGRHFFDFINEFRINKAKDLLKDQPQLTVLEVLYEVGFNSKSSFYTAFKKETGVTPTDYRKSVV, from the coding sequence ATGAAAATAGAGAATATGTCATTGATCAACGATTTGGGCAAGATTATTTTTTTCCTGTTTCTGCTGTTAAGCGCTTTTCTGCTGACCGCAAAATCTGAAAGGAAATTACCCCATTATTTATTCGCTGCCTTTCTATTGATTTCTGTCATTGATCTTTCCGGTTTTTTCCTGCCTCCATCTGATCATAAAATAATTAAAGGCTTCAAATTGGCGAGTGTTCTTTTGCAGATGCCGTTATATTATCTGTATGTAAATGCCGCCTGTTATTATAATTTTACGCTTCGCAAAAAGCATCTTCTGCATGCCTTGCCATTTTTGTTTTTCATGGGATGGTTTAGCATAGCAGGTATTTCCGGGCAGAATGATCAGGCCTTTGATCTTGTTTCTACTGTTCAGTATTATTTCTATATCATTGCCGTATTTCTGGTGTTGAGAACCTTTAAAAGGTTATATCAGGAAAACTATTCCAGTAATCATCAGCTTACTTATAAATGGCTGCTGCAGACCACAATTCTCTTTTTGATCGGAAACACTTTTGTATTGATAAGAGAGTTTCTGAAAGATAATGAAACTGCATTTTTATATTTATATACGCTGAATTCGTTATTTGTATTATTTGTGATCAGCTGGTTTGTATTGAATGCTTTATACCGTCCCAATCTTCTGGCTGGGATTAATAAGGATCTGATTCCTGTGCAGGAGGTTGAAGAATCTCAAAAAGAAGAACCTGAGCAGCTGAAAAATCTCCTGACCTTTATGGAAGTAGAACATCCTTATCTGGATGATAAGCTTACCTTGCAGAAATTAGCAGTACAGATGGGGATGCCGGAAAAGCAGTTGTCAATATTAATTAATCAGCATACGGGCAGACATTTTTTTGATTTTATTAATGAGTTCAGAATTAATAAAGCTAAAGATCTTCTTAAGGATCAGCCTCAGCTTACTGTGCTTGAAGTTTTGTATGAGGTGGGGTTCAATTCCAAATCTTCATTTTATACGGCCTTCAAAAAAGAAACAGGAGTTACTCCTACAGATTACAGAAAATCAGTTGTTTAA
- a CDS encoding helix-turn-helix domain-containing protein, giving the protein MTTAKDIKIEQYKRQLIYYYNIMMAVILAVFALIFTFIIPDKMMAWYLYGGLFLLVYTYLIIRKSYSVNIMVHSYIIIATLYNFYIMLAFWNNSIASFVWLIPIPLAAYVFFQRKYVFMYSMFVLLNIIAGYLISRTFSFKFPIHRPEDVRITDTILMISNVAVISLLLYFKDKIKRVEIYHEIEEKNQNAIIQPAPMVEKTPFADELFEKIEQVMREKQLYKDVNFNISKLSTEIDINSSYISKSIRTKGYPNFNNYLNRHRIECVKRLLNENDLEKVTLMYIYTEAGFSNQSTFNRVFKQMESITPSEYISSLQLH; this is encoded by the coding sequence ATGACCACCGCAAAAGACATAAAAATTGAACAGTACAAACGGCAGCTGATCTACTACTACAACATTATGATGGCTGTTATTCTTGCTGTATTTGCTTTGATATTTACTTTTATCATTCCTGATAAAATGATGGCATGGTATCTTTATGGAGGGCTTTTTTTACTGGTATATACTTACCTTATTATACGTAAATCCTACTCGGTAAATATAATGGTGCATTCCTATATTATTATTGCCACTCTTTACAATTTTTACATCATGCTGGCTTTCTGGAACAACTCTATAGCCAGTTTTGTCTGGCTTATTCCCATTCCACTGGCCGCCTATGTTTTCTTTCAAAGGAAGTATGTTTTTATGTACAGCATGTTTGTTTTGCTGAATATTATTGCAGGATACCTTATTTCAAGAACATTCAGCTTTAAATTCCCCATACACAGACCTGAAGATGTGAGAATTACCGATACGATCCTTATGATTTCCAATGTGGCTGTAATATCACTTCTGCTCTATTTTAAGGATAAAATAAAAAGAGTTGAAATTTACCATGAAATCGAAGAAAAGAACCAGAATGCCATCATACAGCCGGCACCTATGGTAGAGAAAACACCTTTTGCAGATGAATTATTTGAGAAAATTGAGCAGGTAATGAGAGAAAAACAGCTGTATAAGGATGTCAATTTTAATATTTCAAAGCTTTCAACGGAAATTGATATTAACAGCAGCTATATCTCCAAATCCATCCGTACAAAAGGATATCCCAACTTCAATAACTATCTGAATAGGCACAGAATTGAGTGTGTAAAAAGACTGCTTAATGAAAATGATCTTGAGAAGGTAACCCTTATGTATATTTATACAGAGGCAGGATTCTCCAACCAGTCTACCTTCAACAGGGTATTCAAACAGATGGAAAGTATTACCCCTTCTGAATACATCAGCAGTTTGCAGCTTCACTGA
- a CDS encoding RNA polymerase sigma factor produces the protein MANPNEITPHLFRTEYSKIVAVLCRSFDIKHIEIAEDIASETFLKASEYWAIHGIPDHPAAWLYTVAKNKTKDYFKHLSVIEKNKQEEIRTAEKEFQTIDFNTQNISDSQLEMIFTICNPLNSQETQVSLALQILCGFSIEEIANAFLSKTETIKKRLQRGRESLRTHHFTIDSLNEQDIHQRLETVLTTLYLLFNEGYFSRTNNFLIRKDLCLEAMRLTLILTENQLTNTPKTNALLALMCFQSSRLDARINDEGEAILFDEQDEMLWDKALIEKGNYYLVEACQNNDISISKYHLEAGIAYWHTSGSKEKWQPILTLYNQLVIIEYSPVTGLNRAFAFSKVYGNKKAIREAEKLNLITNEYYHGLLGHLYSKINTDKAIHHFGEAIRLTKSRSEKQTLQKQLNLLIP, from the coding sequence ATGGCAAATCCGAATGAAATAACTCCGCATTTATTCAGAACCGAGTACAGTAAAATTGTTGCTGTGCTTTGCAGAAGCTTTGATATTAAACACATCGAAATTGCCGAAGATATTGCCAGCGAAACCTTCCTGAAAGCGTCAGAATACTGGGCGATACACGGAATCCCTGATCATCCCGCAGCCTGGCTTTATACAGTAGCCAAGAATAAAACAAAAGATTATTTCAAACACCTTTCTGTTATTGAAAAGAATAAACAGGAAGAAATAAGAACGGCTGAAAAAGAATTTCAAACCATAGACTTTAATACCCAGAACATCTCTGACAGTCAGCTGGAAATGATTTTCACCATCTGCAATCCTCTCAATTCTCAGGAAACTCAAGTAAGTCTTGCTCTTCAGATTCTCTGTGGTTTCAGTATAGAAGAGATTGCCAATGCTTTTCTCTCCAAAACAGAGACCATAAAAAAACGTTTACAGCGAGGCCGGGAATCTCTCAGAACCCATCATTTTACCATAGATTCTTTAAATGAGCAGGATATTCACCAGCGCTTAGAAACAGTCCTGACGACTTTATATTTATTGTTCAATGAAGGGTATTTTTCCAGAACGAATAACTTTTTAATCCGTAAAGATCTTTGTCTGGAAGCCATGAGACTTACCTTAATTCTCACAGAGAATCAATTAACCAATACTCCCAAAACCAATGCCTTGCTTGCTTTGATGTGCTTTCAAAGTTCAAGACTGGATGCCAGGATCAATGATGAAGGGGAAGCCATTCTTTTTGATGAACAGGACGAAATGCTATGGGATAAAGCCTTGATTGAAAAGGGCAATTATTATCTGGTAGAAGCCTGCCAGAACAATGACATTTCTATTTCAAAATATCATCTGGAAGCCGGAATTGCTTATTGGCATACTTCAGGCAGCAAAGAAAAATGGCAACCTATTTTAACCCTGTACAACCAGCTTGTTATTATTGAATATTCTCCTGTTACAGGGCTAAACAGAGCTTTTGCTTTTTCCAAAGTGTATGGAAATAAGAAGGCAATTAGGGAAGCAGAAAAACTTAACCTTATCACCAACGAATACTATCATGGATTGCTGGGACATTTATATTCCAAAATTAATACGGACAAAGCCATTCATCATTTTGGAGAAGCGATCCGACTGACGAAATCAAGATCAGAAAAACAAACTTTGCAGAAACAACTTAATCTTTTAATACCATAA
- a CDS encoding MFS transporter — protein MNPSEKALQGSRRLRYIKLCIFFSGLSVFAQLYLFQPMLPMAAEQFGVSVGDTSLLVSSSTIGMALGLLFFAFKADSYSRKSLMVFSLISSALLTIISTWIPSLSLLIAIGVFKGFVVSGVSAVALAYLTEEVSALAVPATISMYLSGNTIGGMSGRIMATLFAGEFGWRNAVLLIGIESFILAVVFWKLFPESRFFNPQKTDYHLKVKQMKFFLTNPYMLRLYCTAALLMGVFVSVYNYLTFRLEAKPFSLSHFIIAFIFLMYIFGVFGTMIVSRLSQKFPMNNILKVSILSMLTGAALLLSENIYILIFGLGLFTLSFFAAHTMASQMTALYAKRGKSSATSIYWLFYYFGSSILGSGTGYLLHAYSWNVFIGVLIISVIIALLLVTFNTSPKARIKN, from the coding sequence ATGAATCCATCTGAAAAAGCTCTTCAGGGAAGCCGACGTCTCCGATACATCAAACTTTGTATATTCTTTTCCGGACTTTCGGTTTTTGCACAGCTTTATCTCTTCCAGCCTATGCTGCCCATGGCGGCAGAACAATTTGGGGTATCTGTAGGTGATACATCCCTGCTGGTATCATCATCTACGATAGGTATGGCATTGGGATTGTTGTTTTTTGCATTTAAAGCCGACAGCTATTCAAGAAAAAGTCTGATGGTTTTTTCGTTGATCTCATCTGCTCTACTTACCATTATTTCAACCTGGATTCCAAGTTTAAGTCTCCTGATTGCTATCGGAGTCTTTAAAGGTTTTGTTGTTTCCGGCGTTTCTGCTGTTGCGCTAGCCTATCTTACAGAGGAAGTAAGTGCTCTGGCAGTACCTGCAACCATCAGCATGTATCTCAGTGGAAACACTATTGGAGGGATGAGCGGAAGGATAATGGCCACTTTATTTGCCGGGGAATTCGGATGGCGTAATGCAGTGTTGCTTATCGGAATCGAAAGTTTCATTCTGGCTGTTGTATTCTGGAAGCTGTTTCCGGAATCAAGGTTTTTCAATCCACAGAAAACAGATTATCATCTTAAGGTAAAACAGATGAAGTTTTTTCTTACCAATCCGTATATGCTTCGCCTATATTGTACTGCAGCATTGCTAATGGGAGTTTTTGTAAGTGTTTATAACTACCTAACGTTCAGATTAGAAGCAAAACCATTTTCATTAAGCCATTTTATTATCGCTTTTATCTTTCTGATGTATATTTTTGGAGTCTTTGGAACGATGATCGTAAGCCGCCTTTCTCAAAAGTTTCCGATGAATAATATTCTTAAAGTTTCTATCCTGTCTATGCTCACCGGAGCAGCATTATTATTATCAGAAAATATTTATATTCTTATTTTCGGACTTGGACTTTTTACCCTCTCTTTTTTCGCAGCCCATACAATGGCCAGCCAGATGACCGCTTTGTATGCCAAACGTGGAAAATCTTCAGCCACTTCTATTTACTGGTTATTTTATTATTTTGGTTCAAGTATTCTGGGAAGTGGTACCGGCTATCTTCTTCATGCTTATTCCTGGAATGTTTTCATTGGAGTTCTTATCATATCCGTTATTATTGCTCTTCTTTTGGTTACTTTTAATACGTCACCCAAAGCAAGAATAAAAAACTAG
- a CDS encoding DoxX family protein, with protein sequence MKKNIDLGMLITRIAIGFPMSVYGISKLVHGVGFIEDMMTMHGLPSFFAYGVFAGEIIAPILLIIGFRARLAGLIFAANCFTATILAQTSNIFKLNEFGGWALELLVIYMLVSLSFFFSGAGKYAVSTQNKWD encoded by the coding sequence ATGAAAAAGAACATTGATTTAGGAATGCTTATCACAAGAATAGCTATTGGATTTCCCATGTCGGTTTATGGAATCAGTAAGCTGGTGCATGGCGTTGGGTTTATTGAAGATATGATGACAATGCACGGCCTACCATCATTCTTTGCTTATGGGGTTTTTGCAGGAGAGATTATAGCTCCTATCCTATTGATTATTGGATTCCGGGCGCGTCTGGCAGGATTGATCTTTGCCGCCAATTGTTTCACTGCTACGATTCTTGCACAGACGTCTAATATTTTCAAACTTAATGAATTTGGAGGCTGGGCTTTGGAACTGCTGGTAATCTATATGCTGGTAAGTCTCAGCTTTTTCTTTAGCGGTGCCGGAAAATATGCTGTTTCTACCCAAAATAAATGGGATTAA
- a CDS encoding PhzF family isomerase — protein MKEVIVYQIDSFTKEKFKGNPAGVVLNAENMTSEEMQLVARELNNSETAFVFKSDSQEENFDYNVRYFTPTTEVPSCGHATIAALYAKAQEDQLDSCTLTIKTQIGILPIHIERKNNDYLITMTQGNFELSPAFDVSTTQKIVQALGLIIDDLDEKCPVQIASTGHSKVMIGIKSNRVLNQLTPDLAALAKLSKEISCNGYFVFTFDTDEKNILTNGRMFAPAIGIAEDPVTGNANGPLGGYLIQNKIKEAADGIFEFTGKQGEAINRMGKVEVKVQVKNNQPERISITGNAVGVFRTTMNLQ, from the coding sequence ATGAAAGAAGTAATCGTCTATCAAATTGATTCCTTTACAAAAGAAAAATTCAAAGGAAACCCTGCCGGAGTTGTATTAAATGCAGAAAATATGACCTCTGAAGAAATGCAGCTTGTTGCCAGAGAGCTGAACAACTCTGAAACCGCATTTGTTTTTAAATCTGATTCTCAAGAGGAAAACTTCGATTATAACGTCCGTTATTTCACTCCTACCACAGAAGTTCCCTCTTGTGGACATGCTACTATTGCCGCGCTCTACGCAAAAGCTCAGGAAGACCAATTGGATTCCTGTACCCTTACAATCAAAACACAAATCGGAATATTGCCGATTCATATTGAAAGAAAAAACAACGATTACCTCATCACAATGACACAAGGAAACTTTGAGCTGAGTCCTGCTTTCGATGTTTCAACCACACAAAAAATTGTTCAGGCTTTGGGATTGATTATCGATGATCTTGATGAAAAATGCCCTGTACAGATTGCTTCAACAGGTCATTCAAAAGTAATGATTGGTATTAAAAGTAATAGGGTTTTAAACCAACTCACTCCTGATCTTGCGGCTTTGGCAAAGCTTAGCAAAGAAATCAGCTGTAACGGATATTTTGTATTTACTTTCGATACAGACGAAAAAAATATTTTAACCAATGGTAGAATGTTTGCCCCAGCCATTGGTATTGCCGAAGATCCGGTTACCGGAAATGCTAACGGTCCTTTGGGAGGCTATCTTATTCAAAATAAAATCAAAGAAGCTGCTGACGGTATTTTTGAATTCACAGGAAAGCAGGGTGAAGCGATCAACAGGATGGGTAAAGTAGAAGTAAAAGTTCAGGTAAAAAACAATCAACCAGAGAGGATCAGTATCACCGGAAATGCAGTCGGTGTTTTCAGAACCACGATGAATCTGCAATAA